tgagTAAATGGTTTTACAGAGATAAACATATTTCTACTAGCCCATACAACAGATGTTTCATAAAACCTCCAAAAACTGTAATTTGTATTTTAAATGGTTATTTAAAAAAGCATGTGTGATGAATGTTTCAAAAGAGCTCCTCCGTTCCAAGTAGAGTATTTACTAAGAAGAAGATTTCCAAACAAAGATGTTTCAAGTTTGTGCGACAtagttttgacaacaaacatataACTTACCCCCTTATTAATCACCAAAATTGCATACCTTTACTTCAATATTCAAAACAAAGATAAAGTAAAACCAAAATAACTGAATGGTAAAATAGATATTATCCTTTACACGAAGCCTACTTTCAGGTTGACTAAACCCTCGTTCATTTTGATGTATTGTCCCTTTACATGGTTTCTCGTCTGCTGCAAACAACCCTCATACACAATTTAGTTTACTTCCCAAAATTAGCTAACATATATCCGAATATCCTCCTGCCAATTTAAATGataacatatataatatttaatgatGTTTTAGGATGTTAATATGACACATGTTATCATTTAAATTGGTAGGATGATTGATAGGAAGAAAAGAtaagaggatatttaatttctaagTGGAGAGTTCGTATTTGTAACGGGCGAAAAGATGAGGGGAAGAAAGGAAAATATAGTGAATGTTAATTTATCGTCTGAAGGCAATAATGGCGCGCACGAATTCATAAAGAAAATTTCGTCACTTTAGAATTAAGATCACCGGGGTAAGGGAGACGCCGGGGATCTCGTTATTCCATTTCCCCATCATCGTTCTCGCTCTGTTCTCCCTCACCACCACGCAGCAATTCTGATTTTTAATCGATACGATTCCATAAATCGACCCGAGATGGAAGGCTTTGCTGATTTCATGACCTAGGTTTCAGGTAGCGGAGGCCGGATGTCCACGGGTTCCTTTAATCTCTATCTGCTTCGTAGGGTAAACAATGTCAAAGACTTCATTGTGTTCTCGAATTTGACTCATCTGTATTATTTGGTCATGAATTATTCAGATTTATGTGTTTATCTGTATGATTGAATTCCCCCTTTCGTAGAGTAAATCAATAAAAGAGATAGAAAATGCAAAAGAAACCTAACTTTGGGATTCTGTGTCTAGAGCTGGCTTCTCTGCTTTCAGGTTTGCCTTTTTTCACTTATACCTTATGAGCTTGCAAAGATTTGATATAGAAGGAATTAAAAAGGGAAGAGTGAAAGCTAACTGTTGTTACGTTGATCTATTTTAGTTTGTGTATCACTAGTCATGAACGTGTGATTCTTCTATTCTACATTCTTCTCGTTTGAATTTGTTCTAGAATTTCTATATATTGCTTAGATCATCAATTTAAATGATTCAAATGAATCATAAGTTAGGATTTCTAAATCCTAACAGAAATGTTCATATCTAATCCCATGCAGATATATGAGTAGCATGATATGGGATCTTTAGATAAGTCAAAACAGACATCTGAGGACTTGGAATCAGAGCATGCAACCACAAGCAATGGTAATGAATCGATTGCAAATCCTGCCATTGTCAATGATGAATCTATTCAATTTGATTCAGACAAAAAGGTTCTTTCCTTCGCATCCTACTCTTCCTCCATCTTATCTGATTCTTCACCCGTTCAAGATTTAGAAACTCAACATGATAAATCATCTTTTAAGCTAAAAGCTGATGATCAATTAGAAAAACCCAATGTGGAATCAAATCACTCCCCATCAACCCCACCACCTAATGATCATATTTCTGAAAGCCCTCCTATCCAATTAATGGAACGTCAAGAAACCCCCAAATATAGAATCCCATCTCATGTCTTTACAAGAAAGAAATCCACTACTCCAGGTGATTGGAGCATGGCTTCAAACGAGTCTTTATTCAGCATTCCCATGGGCAGCATAAGATTATACAACCAGGACAGTTTCCTTTTTGAAGATCTAGACCTAGGTTATGAGTATGACACCCAATTTGTGGATGATAAAACAACAGACACAACAAAAAAACCCCAAGTTAATGAAGTAAACAATCAAGGATCAAACATGCTAGATGAACATGAACCCAAAAATTCAGAACACAAAGAAGATTGCCAGTCTGATGCTGATGAGCATACTTCTTGTTTTTCTACAGACAGCAGTTCAAGATCTTTTGTGTT
The genomic region above belongs to Lactuca sativa cultivar Salinas chromosome 4, Lsat_Salinas_v11, whole genome shotgun sequence and contains:
- the LOC111902276 gene encoding uncharacterized protein LOC111902276, giving the protein MGSLDKSKQTSEDLESEHATTSNGNESIANPAIVNDESIQFDSDKKVLSFASYSSSILSDSSPVQDLETQHDKSSFKLKADDQLEKPNVESNHSPSTPPPNDHISESPPIQLMERQETPKYRIPSHVFTRKKSTTPGDWSMASNESLFSIPMGSIRLYNQDSFLFEDLDLGYEYDTQFVDDKTTDTTKKPQVNEVNNQGSNMLDEHEPKNSEHKEDCQSDADEHTSCFSTDSSSRSFVFPVVASSTGVPEEPKQGPPPPPPPAEAEGSEEKTKTKKATPLFVVWFPCFRYCACCS